AACGCATCCCGACATCACTGGAGTTCCAGTTGGTGTAAAGCTTCAGCATGCCCGATTTTCCTGTCTGTATCCTGAAGTTTGCGTCGCCTTCCAGGTACTTCGGTCCGCTGAAATAATCGGGCCTTTGCTTAACAATGGTATTGTACAAAGCCGCATTGCTGTAGCGTAAGGTAACACCATAACTACTTTTTTTATTGCGTGCCAGCTGCTGGATACCAGCCCCGACATTTGCAGGGAACAAAGAAAAACTGGCCGAGGATTTTTCGGGCAAACTACTGCTTTCCAGGATCAGGACACTGCTCATGGCTTGGCCGTAAAGTGCCGAATAACCTCCTGTATTGAACAATATTCCTTTAAACAAAATGGGATTAACACGCGCATACTGCTGCATGCCAGGTACGGCAGGGTAATTGGGGCTTTTAAGTAAGGTGCCATCAATAAACTGCCGGGTTTCCTCGCCCGTGCCCCCGCGGATAAACAGGCCATCGCGATCGCCGATCTGCTGCGCACCAGGCAGCGAACGCATGGCCAGTGCAATATCAGCATTGTTTCCTGCAACGGTAAAAGCATCCATTGCGGTAAGGGAAGCCCCTTTTGCCTTGTCACTGGCTTCAAAAGACCCCGCACTGATGGTTACCTCTTTTAAAGTCCGGCTGTCTTGTCCGTAAACGGCCTGGAAGGCCATTGACATAAAAAATGCTGCAGCTGTCAAACGTAAGGTATTCATTGCCTTTGTATTTTGTTGTATGTACAGGCAAACCTATAGCTAAAACCAATAGGTATTTTGGAGAATAGACCACAAGGGGAATTGTGCAGACGAATGCCGGAATTCCGGGAACTAGTTTTTTCTGCCCTTTAACAGAATGGATAAACTGTCTTTATAAGACTCGCTTACCGGGATTTCTTTTTTGCCTATGCAAACAAAATCGCGTTTAATGGTACTGATCTTTTTTGCGGCAACAAGAAAAGATTTGTGACAGCGTATAAAGGTACCCGGAGGGAATTTTTCCTCCATAGCCTTCATGGTCATGCGGGTAAGGATCGGCTTTTCAGCAGTAGAAAGGTAAATCTTGATGTAGTCCTTCAGCCCTTCAATATATTCAATGTCGGCTGCAATGATCTTTACCTGGGTGTACTCTACATTGACAAAAAAATCCTGCAGTTCAGGGGCCGCGGCAACCGGGTTTTGTAAAAGGAACAGTTCATTTGCCCTGTTGCACGCTTTCAGAAAACGATCAAAGCTGAAGGGTTTCAACAGGTAATCCACCACCTGCAGGTTAAAGCCTTCCAGTGCATATTGCTCATAGGCGGTAACCAGTATCACCATTGGCGGATTTTTTAAGGCAGCCAGGAACTGAAGCCCGTTTAAACCCGGCATCTGGATATCCAGAAAAATGAGGTCTACCTGCTCTCTTTGCATCACATCGCAGGCCTCCATCGCATTTTTACAGGTGGCCGTCAATTGCAAAAAAGGCACCTGGTCAATACTGTCTTCCAGTAAGTCCCTTAACAATTGTTCATCGTCTACAGCAATGCAGCGTATCATATCAATTGTAAAGTTAAGCTAATATGGAATTGGTTAGCTGTCTGTTGGATCTTTAAATTATACTTATCCTTGTACAGTAAATCCAGCCGTGATTTTACATTTGCCAGGCCGATGCCCGAATGCCCGTCTTTACTGCTGTTTGATTGCGCATCAAATTGGTTAATGGCTTCAAAAAACAGCTCACTATTGGCAAGGGATAAATTGATGCTGATGACCGGCTTTGCCTGATAACCAATGCCATGTTTAAAAGCATTTTCTACAAATGGGATGATCAGCATGGGTTCGATGAGCTGAGTTTCACTAAGGGCGTTTATTTCCGTGTGATACCTGATCTCTACATCGGTACCAAAACGCATGCGCTGCAAGGCTACGTAATTGTTCAAATAAGCGATTTCTTTATCCAGTGTTACTTTTTTGCCTTGTGTTTCATACAGCATGTAACGCATCAGTTCTGAAAGCATGATGAGCGAGGGCTCGATCTGGTCAGATTTTTTTCTGGCCAGTGATACCAAGTTGCTGAGCACATTGAACAGAAAATGCGGGCTGATCTGGGAACGGAGGAATTTCAGTTCGGTAGAAAGTTGTTCGGTTTTTATTTTTTGCTGCTCGCGGTCCTGTCTTATCTTGTCAACCACTTTACGGTAAACGATACTAATGATAAATACCGCAACAGAGGGGGCAAAAACGAACTTATAGGCGGTAAGGTCTTTCAGTACCTCAGGAAACCACCAGGCCAGCATATGGTATTTTAGCTGAAAGGAGCCAAGGATCAGTGCTGCGGAACATATTATATACAACCACCAGAACCTCCGGTTAAGCAATCTGGGAATCAGAAAAAATGCATTAAAATAAAAGATGAAGAGATGTATCAATCCGGCAAGGCTAAAAAAGTATCCGGGAATGGGGCCTATTTTATACCCGTGTGCCGCTGAAGATACCAGGTAGGGCAGGAGCAGGACCATGGCCCAGATGAGTGCATGAAGGGCGATGCTGATGTACCTGAATTTGACTGCTATTTTCATTGACCTGGACCGAACTGGAAATTGAGTTGCCGCTGCGGATAAATTTAATTATTTGGCGGCAACTCAATGTCATTGAATAGATAAGACCGGCAATTGTGTAGACGAAAAGCCCTAATTGTCCAGCAGACTGGCTGCTGCATCATCTAAAAACCAGGTTACCCCGCCGTCAATCGGGTTAATCAATTGGGCAGGATATAGTTGGGTATTCTTTTTAGGACTTTCAATCACTTGCTTTACCGCCTGCGCCTTACTTTCCCCAAAAACAAGAAAAGCGACATTTTTCGCTTTGTTGATGAGCGGGGCTGTAAAGCTGATCCTCCAGGTAGACAACTTTTCTACGAACACCGAATCGAGCTCTACATTTTTGTTGTTCAGTATGGTAGTTCCCGGAAACAGTGATGCGGTATGGGCATCATCGCCCATGCCCAGCAAAATCAGGTCGAACACCAGGTCAGCACCACCAAAATGTTTGGTAATGGCTTTGGTATATTCAATTGCAGCTTTTTCGGGTGCAAGGGTAGTATCTATATAAAAGATATGGTCCTCCGCAATATTCAGCGGGTCTAGTATGGCTTTTTTGGCCATCAGACCATTGTAACTTTCGTGGCTGGGCATCACATTGCGCTCATCACCAAAAAAGAAATATACTTTGGTCCAATCTATCTTATCTTTATAGGTAGTAGCCAGCATTTCATATAATGCTTTCGGCGAATTCCCACCGGTAAGTACAAAATTAAAGCAATCCTGCTCATCAATGGCTTTATTGGCTATTTTGATGATATATTCGGCAAGATCTTCCAGCAATTCGGGCTGTGTTTTATAGATCAGTAAATTCATTAGTCTTTATTTAAAGGTAGCGTAAACCAATGGAAGCCATCTCTGGCAATCAGCGCTTCAGCATCTTCGGGGCCCCATGAGTCGGCCGCATAGTTAGGAAAGCTGAGCGATTTTTTGCTTTCCCATGCATTGATTACCGGCATCAGCAGTTCCCATGCAATTTCTACCTGGTCGGCACGCATAAACTGTGTCTGATCGCCGGTCATTACATCCAGCAGCAGGGTTTCGTAGGCTTCTGGTGATTCCGTGGTATAAGTGCCCTTATAGTCAAATACCATGTCTACCGGGTTTAAGGTCATATCTAGTCCGGGTCTTTTGCCCTGAACCTGTAACCTGATGCTCATTTCCGGTTGTATGCTGATGATGAGCCTGTTTTGCTGCCAGTGTTCTGCTACCGATGCAGGGAATACCTGGTGCGGTACATCTTTAAACTGTATGGTAATGAGCGAAGAGGTTTGTGACAGGCGTTTTCCGGTACGAACATAAAAAGGTATTCCTTTCCAGCGCCAGTTATCTACAAAAAACTTAATGGCCGCAAAGGTTTCTGTATTTGATTGTTTGTCTACATCTTTTTCAGAGCGGTAGCCAGGTACTTCATCGCCTCTGATCCAGCCCTTGGTATATTGTCCGCGTACGGTGTTGAAGCGGATATCTTCGGCCGAGAACGGGCGCATGGCTTTCAATACATCTACTTTTTTATCCCTGATCTCATCTGCATCGAAATTGATGGGGGTTTCCATACCAATAATGCAAAGCAATTGCAGCAGGTGGTTCTGGATCATATCCCTCAGGGCACCAGAGCCATCGTAATAGCCGCCCCTGTCGCCTACACCCAGCTGCTCGGTTACCGAGATCTGCACGTGGTCAATATAATTCCTGTTCCATAGCGGCTCCAGGAAGGAGTTGGCAAAGCGGAAAGCCATGATGTTCTGTACGGTTTCCTTTCCCAGGTAATGGTCTATACGATAAATCTGTTTTTCTTTAAAACGCTCTCTCAGGATCTCATTGAGTTCACGAGCGGTTTCCAGGTCTTTACCAAAAGGTTTTTCTACCACGATGCGGCAGTTGTCTTCGTTTTCTGCCAGCTTAAATTTGGCCAGACGTTTGGCAATTGAAGGGAAAAGATCTGGCGATACGGCCAGGTAATATACAATTTGTGTGTCCGGGCCAAATTCGTTCTTAAACTTATCTAAGGTGTCTTTAAGTGTATCAAAAGAGGCGGAATCTTTAACATCAATCGGGTTATAATGAACGTTCTGAGAAAAATTGTCCCATTTTTCCTTATGTACCTTGCCTGTACGCGAAAAGCTATTTACACCTTCCATCAGCGTTTCCCTGAACTTCACGTCGGTTAAAGGTCTTCTGGCTGTGCCAATAATGGCAAATTTTTCGGGCATATAGCCCTCAGCATAAAGGTTGTAAAGAGCGGGCGCAAGTTTGCGCAGATTTAAATCACCGGTACCACCAAATATTACAATTATGGTTGGATTAAGGCTGATACTTGTCTTCATTATATGGTTTTTTACAAATTATCTGAATTCCAGTCGGCATGGAAAATGCCTTCTTCATCTGTACGTTCAAAAGTATGGGCGCCAAAGAAATCCCTTTGTGCCTGGGTTAAATTAAGTGGAGAGTTGGCCGTTCTTAAAGAATCAAAGTAGGTTAATGCCGAAGCAAGGGCAGGGACAGCGAAACCATTCTGTATGGCATTGCCTACCACTTTACGCGTGCCAGGTACAATTTCTTTCAGTTGCTGCTGGATGCTGCCATCTGCATAAAGATGCTCCAGTGCAGGCTGTTTTTTGTAAGCCTGATAGATGTCTTCGAGCAGTACCGCACGGATGATACAGCCGCCACGCCAGATCTGCGAGATCTCCTGCAGGTTCAGTTCATATTTGAACTCTTTGGATGCCTGGGTAAGCAGGTGCAGCCCCTGGGCATAGCAGGTAATCATAGAGAAATAAAGCGCCTGTTCCAGCAACACTTCAAATTCTGCAGGATTATCAATTTTCTCGGCAGCATGCGGCAAAGCATCGGCCAGGGCAACGCGTAGCTTTTTGTATTTGGAAAGGTCGCGCGAACTTACCGATTCGTTAATCGTTGGGATGGGCAACTGCAGGTCCATAGACACCTGCGAGGTCCATTTTCCCGTACCTTTGGATTTGGCCTCATCTTTAATTACGTCAATTAAATAACCACCTGTTTTTTTGTCTTTAACCTTAAAAACATCACGGGTTACTTCCAAAAGGAAGGACTTTAAACGGCCTTCATTCCATTTTTTAAAGGTATTGTAGATCTTTTCATTGTCGTAACCCATTCCATGCTTCAGCAGGTAATAGGTTTCGGCAAGGATCTGCATCATTGCATATTCTATACCATTGTGCACCATTTTAACAAAATGTCCTGAAGCCCCCGGACCGATATAAGCCACGCATGGGTCGCCGTTAACTTTAGCAGAAACAGCTTCCAGGATAGGCTTTACTGCGTTGTATGCGGTTTTGTCACCTCCCGGCATCATGCTTGGTCCGAAACGTGCGCCTTCCTCACCGCCCGAAATGCCCATTCCAAAGAAATGGATGCCCTGTTCTTCCAATTCAGTAGCTCTGCGGCTGGTATCGGTAAAATGTGAGTTTCCGCTATCGATGATCATATCGCCCTTATCTAGTAAGGGAATCAGCTCCTGGATCACACTGTCTACAATCTGACCTGCCGGTACCAGCAGCATCACCCTTCTGGGCAATTCCAGGCTTTGTATAAAATCTTCCAGCGAAGCGAAGCCTTTTAAGTTATGGGTTTTTCCATCTTCTTCAAGCTTTTGCAGCATCCTGGCATCTTTGTCGTAACCGGTTACAGCAAATCCATTGTCGGCCATGTTAAGCAGTAAATTGCGGCCCATGGTGCCAAGGCCTATCATTCCTAAAGTATATTTGTTGTCCATTGTCTATTTTTTATTGGGATGGTTGGTATATACATGGTATTTTTCTTCCAGATCCCAGAGTTTTGCGCCGCCCTTAATGCCGTCCTTATTGCTTACCAGCTTAATGTTATGGTCAAGGTTCAGTGTAATGTGCTTGGCATTGCCCCCGCCTATATACAGGGTGTCGTAATTGAATACGGTTTTATAGATTTCGATAATGTGTGCAAGGCGCTCGTTCCACTTTTCTATTCCAATCTTTTCAAAGGCCCTGTCGCCAATGTAATCATCATAATCCTTGTTTTTGGTAATGGGCAGATGCGCCAGTTCCAGGTGGGGCAGGAGATCGCCATCAAATACCAATGCAGTGCCAAAGCCGGTACCCACAGTAAATACAATTTCAAACCCTTTGCCAGCCACAACCCCCAGGGCCTGCTGATCGGCGTCGTTAATGAGCCTTACCGGTTTGCCAAATAAATCGCTCACCTGCTGGGCCAGGTTCACATTGGTCCATTTGTTTTTGGCCAGGTTTACCGCAGTTTGTACCCTGCCGCATTTTACATAACCCGGAAAGCCAATGGATATCTTTGAGAAGTCCTGATCTAAGGTAGCCACCAGTTCCTGAATGCATTTCAGCACCGCTTCGGGTGTAGATTTTTCTGGAGTCGGAAGCTTTTTGAATTCTGAAAGCAGATCGCCCTTTTGACTTAAAATGCTAGCCTTAATGCTGGTACCGCCAATATCAATGGATAAAATATGATTAGAGTCCTCTTCTTTTTTTGTAACTGGCATGTTTTGTTTTTTGAATAAAAAATGGCCTGTTCTTAAATATCTTTCAAAATAACAAAATTAAGATCAATATTCACCTATACAATCTGCTTAATCGTGGTTCGATGTTATCTTTTTTTTGTAATATTAATCAGCATTTCGTTTTGCTCATCTTCTTCTTTTACTTCCATAACCGATTCAGTATCTGCAAATAGTTTTCTCTCCCTGGAAAGCGTTGGCGGAACACCGGAAACACCGATTCCGGCCAATGCCAGTACCATAAACAGAAATACAGCAGATAACCTCATCAGCTTTTTAAGCTGTTTCATATAGCTGTTTTTAAAATGAATGATTGTTGCCAGTTTACTGGCATTGAATTTTTACGCTAGCTTGCAGTGCAATTCATCTTCATCATTTTTAGCTACAGATTTTAGCCGGTAAAAAAGATTGATTTTTTGAGTGGTTAACAGGGGAGGACGGCAGTTTGCTATTTTTGCATTAAGCAGGAGCGTATGCCATTCTGCCAAATGCAGGAGATCATTTATGCGGATGAAAAGATGCTCTTGCGGCCTGATCTGGTTTAAAGCCCGTTTGTAACTGATGCTTTTTGCCCAGCTGAGCCTGCTTTCCCCTAAAAAAGAGGTTTGCTGCTTATCCGAACTTGTATATGCAGCCGATATGGTAAACCCCGAAAAATTAAAAAAGCTGAGCAGCAAAACAACTGCCAACAGCCATTTTGAGCACCAGCTCTTATAATTGATAAGGTTTCTTGCTTTCATTGCTTGGCAAAGATACCATTAAAAAGGAAACGGCTAATGTTTTCCTTTGCCGTTTCCTTTACCATTACCATTACCATTTCCGTTTCCTGGCTTTGCGTAACCCGCTTTGGAATTTCCTTTGAATTTATTTTTAGGATGTCCTTTAACTACATAATACCTCGGATCATCGCTTCTCAGGATCACCGCCTGTCCGCGATTTGATTTGTACTTTGCGTATTTAACCTTATGGTCTTTAAAGTGCAGATAGGGCTTAGGCGAATTGATGACCACCTTGTAGCCATTGTACAGATCGTAATTCCGGTATCGCACAGGAAGGTTCGAATTGAAAACCCATGCACCATTGTTCAGATACACAAACTGCCTTCTGGGTACGTCATAATAGCTCTCTATATCGGGTAGATAGTAATAATCTACATGATCATAACCTGTTGGCCCCCAAAGCGGTTGCGAACCAATGTTTACATTAAGGCTGACTTGTGCAGCCGAAGGCAATGCCATAAAGCCGGAGATGCTGAGCAGGGCTAAAAAAACTAATTTTTTCATGATTTAGATGTTAAAGTCTGGTAGTTATTGTTTTAGAACAATGGTTCCTATGTTATTGTTTTGTCCCAGCGTTACCGCAACATTGGTGATGGTGCTGTCTTTATAGCCGGTAACAGGTACAAATTTTACGTTGTAATTGCCTGCCGCAAGTCCACCTACTGTGAATTTTCCAGTCAAAGGGTCTGCTATAGTACCAACAGTATCTGTTCCTGCAATCACTAATACCTCAGGATGGCTTAACAAGGGCATTGCTGTTCCGGAGATCAAACCAGATGTTGCAGCCGTGAGTCCTCTTACCACAGGTTTAAGCAAATATTTGCCATTACCGGTACTCACAATAGATTTTGCGGCATCAAAATCGAGCAATAAAGAATAAGTTACTCCCGGTTCCAACGAAGGATTTGCTTTAAGTTTAACTTTCCAGCCGGAAGACTGTCCACTTGGGGTAGTAAGCGCCTGTGACACCCCATTTACTACTATAGTGTTTCCTGTTTCAT
This window of the Pedobacter africanus genome carries:
- a CDS encoding LytR/AlgR family response regulator transcription factor, which gives rise to MIRCIAVDDEQLLRDLLEDSIDQVPFLQLTATCKNAMEACDVMQREQVDLIFLDIQMPGLNGLQFLAALKNPPMVILVTAYEQYALEGFNLQVVDYLLKPFSFDRFLKACNRANELFLLQNPVAAAPELQDFFVNVEYTQVKIIAADIEYIEGLKDYIKIYLSTAEKPILTRMTMKAMEEKFPPGTFIRCHKSFLVAAKKISTIKRDFVCIGKKEIPVSESYKDSLSILLKGRKN
- a CDS encoding sensor histidine kinase; protein product: MKIAVKFRYISIALHALIWAMVLLLPYLVSSAAHGYKIGPIPGYFFSLAGLIHLFIFYFNAFFLIPRLLNRRFWWLYIICSAALILGSFQLKYHMLAWWFPEVLKDLTAYKFVFAPSVAVFIISIVYRKVVDKIRQDREQQKIKTEQLSTELKFLRSQISPHFLFNVLSNLVSLARKKSDQIEPSLIMLSELMRYMLYETQGKKVTLDKEIAYLNNYVALQRMRFGTDVEIRYHTEINALSETQLIEPMLIIPFVENAFKHGIGYQAKPVISINLSLANSELFFEAINQFDAQSNSSKDGHSGIGLANVKSRLDLLYKDKYNLKIQQTANQFHISLTLQLI
- the pgl gene encoding 6-phosphogluconolactonase — its product is MNLLIYKTQPELLEDLAEYIIKIANKAIDEQDCFNFVLTGGNSPKALYEMLATTYKDKIDWTKVYFFFGDERNVMPSHESYNGLMAKKAILDPLNIAEDHIFYIDTTLAPEKAAIEYTKAITKHFGGADLVFDLILLGMGDDAHTASLFPGTTILNNKNVELDSVFVEKLSTWRISFTAPLINKAKNVAFLVFGESKAQAVKQVIESPKKNTQLYPAQLINPIDGGVTWFLDDAAASLLDN
- the zwf gene encoding glucose-6-phosphate dehydrogenase, with product MKTSISLNPTIIVIFGGTGDLNLRKLAPALYNLYAEGYMPEKFAIIGTARRPLTDVKFRETLMEGVNSFSRTGKVHKEKWDNFSQNVHYNPIDVKDSASFDTLKDTLDKFKNEFGPDTQIVYYLAVSPDLFPSIAKRLAKFKLAENEDNCRIVVEKPFGKDLETARELNEILRERFKEKQIYRIDHYLGKETVQNIMAFRFANSFLEPLWNRNYIDHVQISVTEQLGVGDRGGYYDGSGALRDMIQNHLLQLLCIIGMETPINFDADEIRDKKVDVLKAMRPFSAEDIRFNTVRGQYTKGWIRGDEVPGYRSEKDVDKQSNTETFAAIKFFVDNWRWKGIPFYVRTGKRLSQTSSLITIQFKDVPHQVFPASVAEHWQQNRLIISIQPEMSIRLQVQGKRPGLDMTLNPVDMVFDYKGTYTTESPEAYETLLLDVMTGDQTQFMRADQVEIAWELLMPVINAWESKKSLSFPNYAADSWGPEDAEALIARDGFHWFTLPLNKD
- the gndA gene encoding NADP-dependent phosphogluconate dehydrogenase, which codes for MDNKYTLGMIGLGTMGRNLLLNMADNGFAVTGYDKDARMLQKLEEDGKTHNLKGFASLEDFIQSLELPRRVMLLVPAGQIVDSVIQELIPLLDKGDMIIDSGNSHFTDTSRRATELEEQGIHFFGMGISGGEEGARFGPSMMPGGDKTAYNAVKPILEAVSAKVNGDPCVAYIGPGASGHFVKMVHNGIEYAMMQILAETYYLLKHGMGYDNEKIYNTFKKWNEGRLKSFLLEVTRDVFKVKDKKTGGYLIDVIKDEAKSKGTGKWTSQVSMDLQLPIPTINESVSSRDLSKYKKLRVALADALPHAAEKIDNPAEFEVLLEQALYFSMITCYAQGLHLLTQASKEFKYELNLQEISQIWRGGCIIRAVLLEDIYQAYKKQPALEHLYADGSIQQQLKEIVPGTRKVVGNAIQNGFAVPALASALTYFDSLRTANSPLNLTQAQRDFFGAHTFERTDEEGIFHADWNSDNL
- a CDS encoding ROK family protein; the protein is MPVTKKEEDSNHILSIDIGGTSIKASILSQKGDLLSEFKKLPTPEKSTPEAVLKCIQELVATLDQDFSKISIGFPGYVKCGRVQTAVNLAKNKWTNVNLAQQVSDLFGKPVRLINDADQQALGVVAGKGFEIVFTVGTGFGTALVFDGDLLPHLELAHLPITKNKDYDDYIGDRAFEKIGIEKWNERLAHIIEIYKTVFNYDTLYIGGGNAKHITLNLDHNIKLVSNKDGIKGGAKLWDLEEKYHVYTNHPNKK
- a CDS encoding DUF4382 domain-containing protein, which produces MKLKIAYAGFALFFTGLIFLTGCKENNNNTAEGNTKVEIRMTDAPGNFEKINLSVKEIVLLSDGKPYRFSASADIFNILDFRIGSSKPDILVASGEMPSGEVTEIRLVLNETGNTIVVNGVSQALTTPSGQSSGWKVKLKANPSLEPGVTYSLLLDFDAAKSIVSTGNGKYLLKPVVRGLTAATSGLISGTAMPLLSHPEVLVIAGTDTVGTIADPLTGKFTVGGLAAGNYNVKFVPVTGYKDSTITNVAVTLGQNNNIGTIVLKQ